The following are encoded in a window of Tessaracoccus flavescens genomic DNA:
- a CDS encoding SRPBCC domain-containing protein, translating to MSENTLQVYTIYIRAPRQKVWEAITTSEYSTRWGYGGGVEVDLVPGGLYRNLTTDEMKQMGMGDVAVEGRVVAAESPARLELEWAPTWHPESKPTRLVWELTEYPGLTKVVLTHDLSAAPEYALEVLGGSHPGQGGGGWPWVLSDLKTLLESGEPMAA from the coding sequence ATGAGCGAGAACACCCTGCAGGTCTACACCATCTACATCCGCGCCCCGAGGCAGAAGGTCTGGGAGGCCATCACGACCTCGGAGTATTCGACCAGATGGGGCTACGGGGGAGGCGTCGAGGTCGACCTCGTCCCTGGCGGCCTCTACCGGAACCTGACCACCGACGAGATGAAGCAGATGGGGATGGGCGACGTCGCCGTCGAGGGTCGCGTCGTCGCGGCTGAGTCGCCTGCCCGCCTGGAACTCGAATGGGCGCCGACCTGGCATCCGGAGTCGAAGCCGACCCGGCTCGTGTGGGAGCTGACCGAGTACCCCGGCCTGACGAAGGTGGTGCTCACCCACGACCTCAGCGCCGCCCCCGAGTACGCGCTCGAGGTGCTCGGCGGCTCGCATCCCGGTCAGGGCGGCGGCGGGTGGCCGTGGGTGCTTTCTGACCTCAAGACCCTCCTGGAGTCGGGCGAGCCGATGGCCGCCTGA
- a CDS encoding Mrp/NBP35 family ATP-binding protein yields MSENPLLPHVRAALHEVEDPEIRRPITDLGMVDEVRADDAGSVFVRVLLTVSGCPMRSEITTRVTDAVSKVEGVTSVDVELGVMNDEQRDAMRTMLRGGQAERVIPFAQPGNLTRVIAIASGKGGVGKSSVTVNLALALAAQGRSVGILDADIYGHSVPDLLGLGDTRPTVVDDMIMPVPAARGLKVISVGMLKPSRDQVVAWRGPIMDRALTQLLADVYWGDLDYLLLDLPPGTGDVAMSLGQKIPNSEVIVVTTPQTAASEVAERAGTMAHILEQRVLGVVENMSWLERPCSHCGETERIELFGSGGGETVAEALTERLVYEVPVLAQIPFDENLLAGGDRGTPIVDALPDHPAAQAITDLAAKVAEKKRGLLGQRIPLATS; encoded by the coding sequence GTGAGCGAAAACCCCCTTCTTCCGCACGTCCGGGCGGCACTCCACGAGGTGGAGGATCCGGAGATCCGCCGCCCCATCACCGACCTCGGCATGGTCGACGAGGTCCGCGCCGACGACGCCGGTTCCGTCTTCGTCCGCGTGCTGCTGACCGTTTCCGGTTGCCCCATGCGCTCGGAGATCACCACGCGCGTCACCGACGCCGTCTCGAAGGTCGAGGGTGTCACGAGCGTCGACGTGGAACTCGGCGTGATGAACGACGAGCAGCGCGACGCCATGCGCACCATGCTGCGCGGCGGTCAGGCGGAGCGCGTGATCCCCTTCGCGCAGCCGGGCAACCTCACCCGCGTGATCGCCATCGCCTCTGGAAAGGGCGGCGTCGGCAAGTCCTCCGTGACGGTGAACCTCGCGCTGGCGCTCGCGGCACAGGGTCGCTCCGTCGGCATCCTCGACGCAGACATCTACGGCCACTCGGTGCCGGATCTGCTCGGCCTCGGCGACACCCGACCGACCGTCGTCGACGACATGATCATGCCTGTTCCCGCGGCCCGCGGCCTCAAGGTGATCTCCGTCGGCATGCTCAAGCCCTCGCGCGACCAGGTCGTGGCGTGGCGCGGCCCCATCATGGACCGCGCCCTCACCCAGCTCCTCGCCGACGTGTACTGGGGCGACCTCGACTACCTGCTGCTCGACCTGCCTCCCGGCACCGGAGACGTGGCAATGTCGCTGGGCCAGAAGATCCCCAACTCCGAGGTGATCGTGGTGACCACCCCGCAGACCGCGGCCTCCGAGGTCGCCGAGCGAGCGGGAACGATGGCGCACATCCTCGAGCAGCGCGTGCTCGGCGTGGTCGAGAACATGAGCTGGCTCGAGCGTCCATGCAGCCACTGCGGCGAGACCGAGCGGATCGAGCTGTTCGGCTCGGGCGGCGGCGAGACGGTGGCGGAGGCGCTCACCGAACGGCTCGTCTACGAGGTCCCGGTGCTCGCCCAGATCCCGTTCGACGAGAACCTGCTCGCCGGCGGCGACCGGGGCACCCCGATCGTGGATGCACTCCCCGACCACCCCGCCGCTCAGGCGATCACCGACCTCGCGGCGAAGGTCGCCGAGAAGAAGCGCGGCCTGCTCGGCCAGCGCATCCCCCTGGCGACGTCCTGA
- a CDS encoding TetR/AcrR family transcriptional regulator: MTYHHGDLRRAMLDATAAEAAKVGVEALSLRALARSLGVTHAAIRHHFSDKRGLLTALATEGYEQLAAHLRPICPDPIEAGMAYIEWMLEKSGHFEVMFKPALVNTKDPNLLVALAKMRAVLAQTASEDAAEEGQRAQFSQRARAAWSIAHGYATLAVSGVFGPFDPAQARATILLLADGMSRPARS, translated from the coding sequence ATGACGTACCACCACGGTGACCTGCGACGCGCGATGCTAGACGCGACCGCGGCCGAGGCAGCCAAGGTAGGCGTCGAGGCTCTGAGTCTGAGGGCCCTGGCGCGCTCTCTCGGCGTTACCCACGCGGCCATCAGACACCACTTCTCCGACAAGCGCGGCCTGCTCACGGCGCTCGCCACCGAGGGCTACGAACAGCTCGCCGCGCACCTGCGCCCGATCTGCCCCGACCCGATCGAGGCAGGCATGGCCTACATCGAGTGGATGCTCGAGAAGTCCGGCCACTTCGAGGTGATGTTCAAGCCCGCCCTCGTCAACACCAAGGACCCGAACCTTCTCGTCGCGCTCGCCAAGATGCGGGCGGTGCTCGCGCAGACCGCGAGCGAGGACGCTGCGGAGGAGGGCCAGCGGGCGCAGTTCTCCCAGCGCGCAAGGGCCGCGTGGTCGATCGCGCACGGCTACGCGACGCTGGCCGTCTCGGGCGTGTTCGGCCCCTTCGATCCTGCACAGGCCCGCGCGACGATTCTGCTGCTGGCTGACGGCATGAGTCGTCCGGCCCGTTCCTGA
- the glgC gene encoding glucose-1-phosphate adenylyltransferase, with translation MVARPEILSIVLAGGEGKRLMPLTADRAKPAVPFGGTYRLIDFVLSNLANSNLRQIAVLTQYKSHSLDRHISKTWRFSTMLGNYVAPVPAQQRLGPRWYQGSADAIYQSLNLILDAKPDYIVVFGADNIYRMNIAQMLDAHIDSGLGATVAGIRVPRRDAPAFGIIDAGADHKIKSFLEKPADPPGLPDSPDESFASMGNYIFSSDMLIESLRADASDPTARHDMGGDIIPWFTDQGQAQVYDFKDNRVPGATEKDINYWRDVGTIDAFHEAHMDLVSVEPEFNLYNREWPIFTDQVQAPGAKFVIRGRAEDSIVTPGCIISGGEVDRTVLSPNVRVEKWAQVSDSVLMDNVEIGRDAVVRGAILDKNVVVPDGVQIGVDHGHDRARGFTVSDGGIVVVGKGVTVPRD, from the coding sequence ATGGTCGCACGCCCAGAGATCCTGTCCATCGTCCTCGCAGGCGGCGAGGGCAAGCGGTTGATGCCACTGACGGCAGACCGGGCGAAGCCCGCAGTGCCCTTCGGGGGCACCTACCGCCTGATCGACTTCGTGCTGTCCAACCTCGCGAACTCGAATCTTCGCCAGATCGCCGTGCTGACGCAGTACAAGTCCCATTCGCTCGACCGTCACATCTCCAAGACGTGGCGTTTCTCGACGATGCTCGGCAACTACGTGGCGCCCGTGCCCGCCCAGCAGCGGCTCGGGCCACGCTGGTACCAGGGCAGTGCGGACGCGATCTACCAGAGCCTCAATCTGATCCTCGACGCCAAGCCCGACTACATCGTCGTGTTCGGGGCGGACAACATCTACCGGATGAACATCGCGCAGATGCTCGATGCGCACATCGACTCGGGCCTCGGCGCGACAGTCGCGGGCATCCGGGTTCCCCGCAGGGACGCGCCAGCCTTCGGCATCATCGACGCGGGGGCCGACCACAAGATCAAGAGCTTCCTGGAGAAGCCGGCCGATCCGCCCGGCCTTCCCGACTCGCCCGACGAGTCGTTCGCCTCGATGGGCAACTACATCTTCAGCAGCGACATGCTGATCGAGTCCCTCCGCGCCGACGCTAGCGACCCGACGGCGCGCCACGACATGGGCGGCGACATCATCCCGTGGTTCACCGACCAGGGCCAGGCCCAGGTCTACGACTTCAAGGACAACCGCGTCCCCGGCGCCACCGAGAAGGACATCAACTACTGGCGCGACGTCGGCACCATCGACGCCTTCCACGAGGCGCACATGGACCTGGTAAGCGTCGAGCCCGAGTTCAACCTGTACAACCGCGAGTGGCCGATCTTCACCGACCAGGTCCAGGCCCCCGGCGCCAAGTTCGTGATCCGTGGCCGCGCCGAGGACTCGATCGTCACCCCCGGCTGCATCATCTCCGGCGGCGAGGTCGACCGGACGGTGCTCAGCCCGAACGTGCGCGTCGAGAAGTGGGCCCAGGTCTCCGACTCCGTCCTGATGGACAACGTCGAGATCGGGCGCGACGCAGTCGTGCGCGGCGCGATCCTCGACAAGAACGTCGTTGTCCCCGACGGCGTGCAGATCGGCGTCGACCACGGGCACGACCGTGCACGAGGGTTCACCGTCTCCGACGGCGGCATCGTCGTGGTCGGCAAGGGCGTCACCGTCCCGCGCGACTGA
- a CDS encoding DUF3117 domain-containing protein produces the protein MAAMKPRTGDGPMEVTKEGRAIVMRVPVDGGGRLVVEMNATEATDLLNALKEVVG, from the coding sequence ATGGCAGCGATGAAGCCCCGCACGGGCGACGGGCCGATGGAGGTCACGAAGGAAGGCCGCGCCATCGTGATGCGTGTTCCGGTCGACGGGGGAGGACGCCTCGTCGTCGAGATGAACGCCACGGAGGCGACCGATCTCCTCAACGCACTTAAGGAAGTTGTCGGCTGA
- a CDS encoding DUF1003 domain-containing protein, with protein MAERNPLSQPGERRRLPKVSVDSETFGRFAEGVASFMGTAKFLVYMTVFVVVWILLNLIGIFGLKWDPYPFILLNLFFSTQASYSAPLILLAQNRQERRDQLSLEEDRRIAAQSRADMDFLAREIAAIRMHLGELATRDFVRGELRSELRELAERLERTEEER; from the coding sequence ATGGCTGAGCGCAACCCCCTCTCCCAGCCAGGCGAACGCCGGCGACTGCCGAAGGTCTCGGTCGACTCCGAGACCTTCGGCCGGTTCGCCGAAGGTGTGGCCAGCTTCATGGGCACCGCGAAGTTCCTCGTCTACATGACGGTGTTCGTGGTGGTCTGGATCCTGCTGAACCTGATCGGCATCTTCGGCCTCAAGTGGGACCCTTACCCGTTCATCCTGCTCAACCTCTTCTTCTCGACACAGGCCTCCTACTCGGCGCCGTTGATCCTGCTCGCCCAGAACAGACAGGAGCGGCGCGACCAGCTGAGCCTCGAGGAGGACCGAAGGATCGCGGCCCAGTCCCGCGCTGACATGGACTTCCTCGCCCGCGAGATCGCGGCCATCCGCATGCATCTCGGCGAACTGGCCACGCGCGACTTCGTCCGTGGCGAGTTGCGCAGCGAACTGCGCGAGCTGGCCGAACGCCTTGAGCGCACCGAGGAGGAGCGATGA
- a CDS encoding O-methyltransferase, whose product MSNPVHSPNSASWSFAEDYIAPSPDVAEARDEATVHTITPISTGVAATLKMLTRAVDAKAVVEVGTLMGASGLTFLEGMAKDGILTSIDVEADNQIPARTLFNRGGFQSSRFRLIAGSPIEIMPKLRDGAYDIVFINGDKLEYVEYVASALRLLRHGGLLIVNDVLWNNHVADPEDESDEAIIIREALEAVTSSESYTQAMLPVGNGLLVAVKD is encoded by the coding sequence GTGAGCAACCCAGTCCATTCCCCCAACTCCGCCAGCTGGTCCTTCGCCGAGGACTACATCGCCCCCTCGCCCGACGTCGCCGAGGCCCGCGATGAGGCCACCGTGCACACCATCACCCCCATCTCCACAGGCGTTGCGGCCACGCTGAAGATGCTGACGAGGGCCGTCGACGCGAAGGCTGTCGTCGAGGTCGGCACCCTGATGGGCGCCTCCGGCCTGACCTTCCTCGAGGGCATGGCGAAGGACGGCATCCTGACCTCGATCGACGTCGAGGCGGACAACCAGATCCCGGCGCGGACGCTGTTCAACCGTGGCGGCTTCCAGTCGTCGCGGTTCCGGCTGATCGCCGGCTCGCCCATCGAGATCATGCCGAAGCTGCGCGACGGCGCCTACGACATCGTCTTCATCAACGGCGACAAGCTTGAGTACGTCGAGTACGTCGCCAGCGCTCTGCGCCTGCTGCGCCACGGCGGCCTCCTGATCGTCAACGACGTGCTGTGGAACAACCACGTCGCCGACCCCGAGGACGAGTCCGACGAGGCCATCATCATCCGCGAGGCGCTCGAGGCCGTGACCTCGAGCGAGTCCTACACGCAGGCGATGCTCCCGGTCGGCAACGGCCTGCTCGTCGCCGTCAAGGACTGA
- the dapA gene encoding 4-hydroxy-tetrahydrodipicolinate synthase, translating into MNDDDMSPVFGRVLSAMVTPFTPDGSEVDYAQVARLASYLVDDLGHDGLVINGTTGESPTTTDDEKRAILDAVVTAVGDRASIVAGVGTFSTKHTIELARQAASVGVDGLLVVTPYYSRPPVDALEAHFRSVADATELPVMLYDIPHRAGLPIPEDLIIRLAEHPNIRAVKDAKGDVASSSAVLANTELAYYAGDDAMLLPLLSVGGAGVVGTSTHFTASAAREIIEHHLAGRVDEAILANRHALPAFRGVFATQGCMMVKATLAARGFGVGPCRAPMGVVDEDVVHDYAQLLDNLGFTE; encoded by the coding sequence ATGAACGACGACGACATGTCACCCGTCTTCGGCCGGGTGCTTTCGGCGATGGTAACGCCGTTTACGCCCGATGGATCCGAGGTCGACTACGCGCAGGTAGCGCGACTGGCCTCCTATCTTGTCGACGACCTCGGGCACGACGGCCTCGTCATCAACGGAACCACGGGCGAGTCTCCCACCACGACCGACGACGAGAAGCGCGCCATCCTTGACGCCGTCGTCACAGCTGTGGGCGACAGGGCGAGCATCGTGGCAGGCGTCGGAACGTTCTCCACGAAGCACACCATCGAGCTCGCCCGCCAGGCCGCATCGGTCGGTGTGGACGGACTCCTGGTCGTCACGCCCTACTACTCGCGACCCCCGGTCGACGCCCTCGAGGCCCACTTCCGCTCCGTCGCCGATGCGACCGAACTCCCGGTGATGCTCTACGACATCCCGCACCGCGCAGGGCTGCCGATCCCCGAGGACCTGATCATCCGCCTCGCGGAGCATCCCAACATCCGCGCGGTCAAGGACGCCAAGGGCGACGTCGCCTCCTCCTCGGCTGTCCTCGCCAACACCGAACTGGCCTACTACGCCGGCGACGACGCCATGCTGCTGCCGTTGCTCTCGGTCGGAGGCGCGGGCGTGGTCGGCACCTCCACCCACTTCACGGCATCCGCGGCGCGCGAGATCATCGAGCACCACCTCGCGGGTCGCGTCGATGAGGCCATCCTGGCCAACCGCCATGCGCTGCCCGCCTTCAGGGGTGTCTTCGCCACGCAGGGCTGCATGATGGTCAAGGCCACCCTCGCCGCCCGCGGCTTCGGCGTCGGTCCGTGCCGAGCCCCCATGGGCGTGGTGGACGAGGACGTCGTGCACGACTACGCACAGCTTCTGGACAACCTCGGCTTCACCGAGTAG
- the glgA gene encoding glycogen synthase gives MKLALLTREYPPSIYGGAGVHVAQLVPQLRRLIDVEVHCMGEPREGATAHSEEYPPGANAALRVLGADLSMAAAVSDDVDIVHSHTWYANMGGMLSALMLDVAHVVTSHSLEPHRPWKAEQLGGGYRVSSWAEKTAYEAADAVISVSEGMRRDVLESYPDLDPAKVHVVRNGIDTEEFKPDRDTAVLTELGVDLDRPIVAFVGRITRQKGLVHLVRAAKQFDPDTQLVLLAGAPDTPEIAAEFEEAFADLQQQRSAPVIWVQEMLPRASVRQVLTHATVFACPSIYEPLGIVNLEAMACETAVVASAVGGIPEVVVDGETGLLVAYDPAKAGDPEFVTAFEADFAEKVNRLTRDPELARRFGEAGRQRCIDEFSWAKIAQQTVDVYNAAIAAQGA, from the coding sequence ATGAAGCTTGCCCTTCTGACCCGCGAATATCCCCCTTCGATCTACGGCGGCGCGGGCGTGCATGTGGCCCAACTCGTCCCCCAGTTGAGGCGTCTGATCGACGTCGAGGTCCACTGCATGGGCGAGCCTCGCGAGGGTGCGACGGCGCACTCCGAGGAGTACCCGCCCGGCGCGAACGCGGCCCTGCGCGTGCTCGGCGCGGACCTGTCGATGGCGGCGGCGGTCAGTGACGACGTCGACATCGTCCACTCGCACACCTGGTACGCCAACATGGGCGGGATGCTGAGCGCCCTGATGCTCGACGTTGCCCACGTCGTCACCTCACACTCGCTCGAGCCGCACCGCCCCTGGAAGGCCGAGCAGCTCGGCGGCGGCTACCGCGTCTCGTCCTGGGCTGAGAAGACGGCCTACGAGGCCGCCGATGCCGTCATCTCGGTGAGCGAGGGCATGCGTCGCGACGTCCTCGAGAGCTACCCGGACCTCGACCCGGCGAAGGTGCACGTCGTGCGCAACGGCATCGACACCGAGGAGTTCAAGCCCGACCGGGACACCGCGGTGCTCACCGAACTGGGCGTCGACCTCGACCGCCCGATCGTCGCCTTCGTCGGCCGGATCACCCGCCAGAAGGGCCTCGTCCACCTCGTCCGCGCAGCAAAGCAGTTCGACCCGGACACCCAGCTCGTCCTGCTCGCAGGCGCCCCCGACACCCCGGAGATCGCCGCAGAGTTCGAGGAGGCCTTCGCCGACCTGCAGCAGCAGCGCTCCGCCCCGGTGATCTGGGTCCAGGAGATGCTGCCGCGTGCCTCGGTGCGCCAGGTGCTGACCCACGCGACCGTTTTCGCCTGCCCCTCCATCTACGAGCCGCTCGGCATCGTGAACCTCGAGGCGATGGCCTGCGAGACGGCGGTCGTGGCCAGCGCGGTCGGCGGCATCCCGGAGGTCGTCGTCGACGGAGAGACTGGCCTGCTTGTCGCCTACGACCCGGCGAAGGCGGGCGATCCGGAGTTCGTCACCGCGTTCGAGGCCGACTTCGCGGAGAAGGTCAACCGGCTCACCCGCGACCCCGAACTGGCCCGCCGCTTCGGCGAGGCGGGCAGGCAGCGTTGCATCGACGAGTTCTCCTGGGCGAAGATCGCCCAGCAGACGGTGGACGTCTACAACGCCGCCATCGCAGCGCAGGGCGCCTGA
- a CDS encoding zf-HC2 domain-containing protein: protein MAACCARIRDDLSAYADDTLAPKRWEQVSYHLAGCAACRADLAAITSVCSELSRCRETSTAPDALAARLESIAGESAGMPLYMASGSGELPSARRTRTRRVAQGGVALLAVVMSAVVLAVLIAPDPARLTDPVKTAREQFSMSTSAVSVNEAVGAVLLASERGADFGQSVSYQQRGTDSRLARISADRASRLLRGATESDASLTGTQKVWVSDGKGLYRTADVRTTKVAGEGAQLEVLDARGDRFMSSFLPAFGARPVEAPEEWTFSESMLPEQVGDRSAVRLLATVDGAPAAAWWLDTQTGVLLWTERYDGAGDVQLAMGYKDLHYGDATLSDDITQHISLEPASASQTEGWCIGLPECPQEVAGLPLVAYSSSDRQGHRSMMLVYSDGFESAVVGWTEGALEGGSGELVDQRAGAPTVALWQADEAVVWVTSNGSEQMIREIGEQLPQHAEHHASLLDRVRAGLGRLVPVG, encoded by the coding sequence ATGGCAGCCTGCTGCGCACGTATCCGCGACGACCTGTCGGCCTACGCCGACGACACCCTCGCGCCCAAGCGCTGGGAGCAGGTGAGCTACCACCTCGCAGGTTGTGCGGCCTGCCGTGCCGACCTTGCCGCCATCACCTCGGTGTGCAGCGAACTGAGCCGCTGCCGTGAGACCTCCACCGCCCCCGACGCCCTGGCGGCGAGGCTTGAGTCCATCGCGGGGGAGTCGGCAGGCATGCCGCTCTACATGGCGAGCGGGAGCGGAGAGCTTCCCTCGGCCCGCCGGACAAGGACCCGCCGCGTCGCCCAGGGCGGCGTGGCGCTGCTCGCCGTCGTGATGTCGGCCGTCGTGCTCGCCGTGCTGATCGCCCCCGACCCGGCACGACTCACCGACCCGGTCAAGACGGCCCGTGAACAGTTCTCCATGTCGACCTCGGCGGTCAGCGTCAACGAGGCGGTGGGTGCAGTCCTGCTCGCCTCCGAGCGTGGCGCCGACTTCGGCCAGTCCGTCAGCTACCAGCAGCGCGGCACCGACAGTCGCCTCGCCAGGATCTCCGCCGACCGAGCGTCGCGCCTGCTCCGCGGGGCCACCGAGTCCGACGCCTCCCTGACCGGGACCCAGAAGGTGTGGGTCTCTGACGGAAAGGGCCTCTACCGCACCGCCGACGTGCGCACCACGAAGGTGGCGGGGGAGGGCGCCCAGCTCGAGGTGCTCGACGCCCGCGGCGACCGCTTCATGTCGAGCTTCCTGCCCGCCTTCGGGGCCCGCCCCGTCGAGGCACCGGAGGAGTGGACCTTCTCGGAGAGCATGCTTCCCGAACAGGTGGGCGACCGCAGCGCCGTCCGGCTGCTCGCCACCGTCGACGGTGCCCCGGCTGCCGCCTGGTGGCTCGACACGCAGACCGGCGTCCTGCTCTGGACCGAGCGCTATGACGGCGCCGGCGACGTGCAGCTGGCTATGGGGTACAAGGACCTCCACTACGGCGACGCGACGCTCAGCGACGACATCACCCAGCACATCTCCCTCGAACCGGCCTCGGCGAGCCAGACCGAAGGCTGGTGCATCGGGCTGCCCGAATGCCCGCAGGAGGTGGCAGGCCTGCCGCTCGTTGCGTACTCGTCCTCCGACCGGCAGGGCCACCGCTCCATGATGCTCGTCTATTCCGACGGCTTCGAGTCGGCGGTGGTCGGCTGGACCGAGGGGGCGCTCGAGGGGGGCTCCGGCGAGCTCGTCGACCAGCGCGCAGGAGCGCCGACCGTCGCCCTCTGGCAGGCCGACGAGGCTGTGGTCTGGGTGACGTCGAACGGCTCCGAGCAGATGATCCGCGAGATCGGCGAGCAGTTGCCTCAGCACGCCGAGCACCACGCCTCGCTGCTGGATCGGGTCAGGGCCGGCCTCGGCCGCCTGGTCCCGGTCGGCTGA
- a CDS encoding sec-independent translocase, with the protein MFGIDAVDLLIILVLAVVMFGPEKLPQYSRKAARVFVYLRDIANNAKNTIGTELGPEYANMELKDLNPKTFIAKQLQNEVALIDEAKRELQEAQDMLKTSKSEAEGAVKKSSATSAIAEPAETALELVGPRISPFDPEAT; encoded by the coding sequence GTGTTCGGCATCGATGCGGTAGATCTGCTCATCATTCTCGTGCTGGCCGTCGTCATGTTCGGCCCCGAGAAGCTGCCGCAGTATTCCCGCAAGGCGGCCCGCGTCTTCGTCTACCTGCGCGACATCGCCAACAACGCCAAGAACACCATCGGCACCGAGCTCGGCCCCGAGTACGCCAACATGGAGTTGAAGGATCTCAACCCGAAGACGTTCATCGCCAAGCAGTTGCAGAACGAGGTCGCTCTCATCGACGAGGCGAAGCGCGAGCTGCAGGAGGCGCAGGACATGCTCAAGACGAGCAAGAGCGAGGCTGAAGGCGCCGTGAAGAAGTCTTCCGCGACCTCGGCGATCGCCGAACCGGCCGAGACCGCCCTCGAGCTGGTCGGGCCAAGGATCTCGCCCTTCGATCCCGAGGCGACATAG
- a CDS encoding ArsR/SmtB family transcription factor, with the protein MDDDQVFKAMADPVRRLLLDALFERDGRSLSELEDVVTQHVEMTRFGVAKHLRLLEEANLVSTTKVGRSKLHFLNPVPIQQIHDRWIGKYTGRAEISAGLISLKQQLEKENPI; encoded by the coding sequence ATGGATGACGACCAGGTGTTCAAGGCGATGGCGGACCCCGTCCGTCGGCTGCTCCTTGACGCCCTCTTCGAGCGGGACGGCCGCTCGCTCTCGGAGTTGGAGGACGTCGTCACGCAGCACGTCGAGATGACCCGGTTCGGGGTGGCGAAGCATCTGCGCCTCCTCGAGGAGGCGAATCTCGTCTCGACCACGAAGGTGGGGCGCTCGAAGCTCCACTTCCTGAACCCCGTGCCGATCCAGCAGATCCATGACAGGTGGATCGGCAAGTACACGGGCAGGGCGGAGATCTCCGCCGGCCTGATCAGTTTGAAGCAGCAACTCGAAAAGGAGAACCCGATATGA
- the sigE gene encoding RNA polymerase sigma factor SigE, whose protein sequence is MFRGNKAAKADPAAWTAPTWQELVRDHSAQVYRLAYRLTGNPHDAEDLTQDVFVKVFKSIHTFQPGTLEGWLHRITINLFLDQARRRQRIRMDALSAAPEAVWGSSSGPEELHADLELDGDVAAALDALKPEQRVAVVLCDIEGLSYEEIAAVLDVKLGTVRSRIARGRAALRDALAHRAPTDGRTRYAGVN, encoded by the coding sequence ATGTTCAGAGGCAACAAGGCAGCTAAGGCTGACCCTGCCGCTTGGACCGCGCCCACCTGGCAGGAACTCGTTCGTGACCACTCCGCGCAGGTCTACCGACTGGCCTACCGCCTGACGGGAAACCCGCACGATGCCGAGGATCTGACGCAGGACGTCTTCGTGAAGGTGTTCAAGTCGATCCACACCTTCCAGCCCGGAACCCTCGAGGGCTGGTTGCACCGCATCACCATCAATCTCTTCCTCGACCAGGCGCGTCGTCGCCAGCGGATCCGGATGGACGCGCTCAGCGCCGCCCCGGAAGCCGTCTGGGGCTCGTCGAGCGGGCCGGAGGAGCTGCACGCCGATCTCGAGCTCGACGGTGACGTCGCGGCCGCCCTGGACGCGCTCAAGCCTGAGCAGCGGGTCGCTGTCGTCCTGTGCGACATCGAGGGGCTCAGCTACGAGGAGATCGCCGCGGTGCTCGATGTGAAGCTCGGTACCGTGCGCAGCCGCATCGCCCGCGGCCGCGCCGCCCTGCGCGATGCACTCGCGCACAGGGCACCCACCGATGGTCGGACGCGTTACGCCGGGGTCAACTAG